A genomic segment from Nocardia cyriacigeorgica GUH-2 encodes:
- a CDS encoding MaoC/PaaZ C-terminal domain-containing protein gives MPIDPKIALGAELPSREFAWTASDVQLYQLGLGAGARWTDPAELRYLDDRTPQVLPTFATVAQTLHETEPPKVSFPGIDIDLAKVVHGHQEIEVHRPIPAAGKATSTGRISEIWDKGSAAVVVQEHTITGSDGAPLWTARSSIFAKGEGGFGGERGPSTKSELPDRAPDFDVTTPTLPQQALLYRMLGDRNPLHSDPEFARAAGFPNPILHGLCTYGIVCKTATDTVLDSDASRVTGFRARFAGVLYPGETIRTRIWRGEGELIIGASVVERDNAPVLADVRLTFQG, from the coding sequence ATGCCCATCGATCCGAAGATCGCGCTCGGCGCCGAACTGCCGAGCCGGGAGTTCGCGTGGACCGCGTCCGACGTCCAGCTGTATCAGCTCGGCCTCGGCGCGGGCGCGCGCTGGACCGATCCCGCCGAACTGCGCTACCTCGACGACCGCACCCCGCAGGTGCTGCCGACGTTCGCGACCGTCGCGCAGACTCTGCACGAGACCGAGCCGCCGAAGGTCAGCTTCCCCGGCATCGACATCGATCTGGCGAAAGTGGTGCACGGCCACCAGGAGATCGAGGTGCATCGCCCCATCCCCGCCGCGGGTAAGGCGACCAGCACCGGCCGGATCAGCGAGATCTGGGACAAGGGTTCGGCGGCGGTCGTGGTGCAGGAACACACCATCACCGGTTCCGACGGCGCCCCGTTGTGGACGGCCCGCTCCTCCATCTTCGCCAAGGGCGAGGGCGGTTTCGGCGGCGAACGCGGCCCGAGCACGAAGTCCGAATTGCCGGATCGTGCACCGGATTTCGACGTAACCACGCCGACGCTGCCGCAGCAGGCCCTGCTCTACCGGATGCTCGGCGACCGCAACCCGCTGCACTCCGACCCCGAATTCGCCCGCGCCGCAGGCTTCCCCAACCCGATCCTGCACGGCCTGTGCACCTACGGCATCGTCTGCAAGACGGCGACCGACACGGTGCTCGATTCGGATGCCTCCCGCGTCACCGGATTCCGGGCCCGCTTCGCCGGCGTGCTGTACCCCGGCGAAACCATCCGCACCCGAATCTGGCGCGGTGAAGGTGAGCTGATCATCGGCGCGAGCGTGGTGGAGCGCGATAACGCACCGGTGCTCGCCGATGTGCGGTTGACGTTCCAGGGCTGA